The Bradyrhizobium ottawaense genome window below encodes:
- a CDS encoding universal stress protein, with the protein MYKDILVHIPTERPMRCAIEGSISLAARFNAHLDAVAIGYVATSAAYVMEGGAAVAAVFELERERAVERAEAALAVFGIEAANAGISYGCRALGAIPVDAAGSLGEMARLHDLSVVLQPDPAQGSFDNDVPREILFQAGGPVLFLPYTFHGAFKANRIGICWDGSRLAARAVHDAAPFLARADEIVIITINEADAVSDEASANGLARHLGRRGLSTRTVGLSATRADIQPTILSLAADEGLDLLVMGGYGHSRLQERVLGGVTRAMLQAMTVPTLMSH; encoded by the coding sequence ATGTACAAAGACATTCTCGTCCACATCCCCACCGAACGCCCCATGCGCTGCGCGATCGAAGGCTCGATTTCGCTCGCGGCGCGGTTCAACGCCCATCTCGACGCAGTCGCGATCGGCTATGTTGCGACCAGTGCGGCTTACGTGATGGAGGGCGGCGCTGCGGTCGCGGCCGTGTTCGAACTGGAACGCGAGCGCGCGGTAGAGCGGGCCGAGGCCGCGCTGGCGGTGTTTGGCATCGAAGCGGCGAACGCCGGCATCTCCTACGGCTGCCGCGCGCTCGGCGCGATCCCGGTAGACGCGGCCGGCTCGCTCGGCGAGATGGCACGGTTGCACGACCTCAGCGTCGTGCTTCAGCCAGATCCGGCGCAGGGCTCGTTCGACAACGACGTGCCGCGCGAGATCCTGTTCCAGGCCGGCGGCCCGGTGCTGTTCCTGCCCTACACCTTCCATGGAGCTTTCAAGGCGAACCGGATCGGCATCTGCTGGGACGGCAGCCGCCTCGCGGCCCGCGCCGTGCACGATGCCGCACCGTTCCTGGCGCGCGCCGATGAGATCGTGATCATCACCATCAACGAGGCCGATGCGGTCTCCGACGAAGCTTCAGCGAACGGTCTGGCAAGACATCTCGGCCGGCGCGGACTGTCGACCCGCACGGTCGGCCTGTCGGCGACGCGCGCCGACATCCAGCCGACCATCCTGTCGCTGGCGGCCGACGAGGGCCTCGATCTCCTGGTGATGGGCGGCTACGGCCATTCGCGGTTGCAGGAGCGCGTTCTCGGCGGCGTCACCCGCGCCATGCTGCAGGCCATGACGGTCCCGACGCTGATGTCGCATTGA
- a CDS encoding putative bifunctional diguanylate cyclase/phosphodiesterase produces the protein MHRLLARQIRQSTDESGQVDLTKLCELVGAAYEEGDRDRRRTDRAMKLMIEELEQTHKRAEQDLLRAREFLDSIIESIPIAVFAKDAKDSRYVLLNRAGEEYYGMPREAMLGKTPQQIFPDHIARVVNEQDRRVVDSGAPMFLEGHLLEVGVKGRDRLVNSRKLLVRDGSGAPQYLVGVIEDVTERITNEARISHLAHHDALTDLPNRSAFNAVLGERLERAQEAATSFAVLSLDLDRFKEVNDVFGHPVGDLLMRAAADRLAEEADGAFVARIGGDEFMILMPDDISRDDVLALAERLVETIGQELEVDDYLSHVGLSVGIAFYPDDGVNAATLLANADSALYRAKREGRGRVRFFESEMDQELRDRRLLQHDLRLALEQNQFLVYFQPQARVDGEVIGFEALLRWNHPTRGFVPPDQFIPLAEENGLIVQIGEWVLREACREAASWPRPLQVAVNLSPIQFQAGDLERSIHQILLETGLTPTRLEVEITEGVLIGDFTRALNLLRRLKALGIRIAMDDFGTGYSSLSYLQSFPFDKIKIDRSFISNLEATPQSAEIVRAVLSLAHALRIPVIAEGVETEAQRAFLAREACEEMQGYLVGRPALIERYLDLVGVTVERRLYA, from the coding sequence ATGCACCGGCTGCTCGCAAGACAGATCCGCCAGTCGACGGACGAGTCCGGACAGGTCGACCTGACCAAGCTCTGCGAGCTCGTCGGTGCGGCCTACGAGGAGGGCGATCGCGATCGCCGCCGCACCGACCGTGCAATGAAGCTGATGATCGAGGAACTCGAACAGACGCACAAGCGCGCCGAACAGGATCTGCTGCGGGCGCGCGAATTCCTCGACAGCATCATCGAGAGCATCCCGATCGCGGTGTTTGCCAAGGATGCGAAGGATTCCCGCTACGTCCTGCTCAATCGCGCCGGCGAAGAGTATTACGGAATGCCGCGCGAGGCGATGCTGGGCAAGACTCCGCAGCAGATCTTTCCGGACCATATCGCCCGCGTCGTCAACGAGCAGGATCGCCGCGTCGTCGACAGCGGCGCGCCGATGTTCCTGGAGGGGCATCTGCTCGAGGTCGGCGTGAAGGGCCGCGATCGTCTCGTCAATTCGCGCAAGCTGCTGGTCAGGGACGGCAGCGGCGCGCCGCAATACCTGGTCGGCGTGATCGAGGACGTCACCGAGAGGATCACCAACGAGGCGCGGATCAGCCATCTTGCGCATCATGATGCGTTGACCGACCTGCCGAACCGCAGCGCCTTCAACGCCGTGCTCGGCGAACGGCTGGAGCGGGCGCAGGAGGCGGCGACCAGTTTTGCCGTGCTCAGCCTCGATCTCGACCGCTTCAAGGAAGTCAACGACGTGTTCGGCCACCCCGTCGGCGATCTGCTGATGCGGGCGGCGGCGGACCGGCTTGCCGAGGAAGCCGACGGCGCCTTCGTCGCCCGTATCGGCGGCGACGAATTCATGATCCTGATGCCCGACGACATCAGCCGCGATGACGTTCTGGCGCTCGCCGAACGCCTGGTCGAGACCATCGGCCAGGAGCTGGAGGTCGACGACTATCTCTCCCATGTCGGCCTCAGCGTCGGCATCGCGTTTTATCCGGACGACGGCGTGAATGCCGCCACGCTGCTCGCCAACGCCGACTCGGCGCTCTACCGTGCCAAGCGCGAGGGCAGGGGCCGGGTGCGCTTCTTCGAATCCGAGATGGACCAGGAGCTGCGCGACCGCAGGCTGTTGCAGCACGACCTGCGACTGGCGCTGGAGCAGAACCAGTTCCTGGTCTACTTCCAGCCGCAGGCGCGGGTGGATGGCGAGGTCATCGGCTTCGAGGCTCTGCTGCGCTGGAACCATCCGACTCGCGGCTTCGTGCCGCCGGACCAGTTCATTCCGCTCGCCGAGGAGAACGGGCTGATCGTCCAGATCGGCGAATGGGTCTTGCGCGAAGCGTGCCGCGAGGCGGCTTCCTGGCCGCGGCCGCTGCAGGTGGCCGTCAACCTGTCGCCGATCCAGTTCCAGGCCGGCGATCTCGAACGTTCGATCCACCAGATCCTGCTGGAGACGGGGCTGACGCCGACGCGGCTCGAGGTCGAGATCACCGAGGGCGTGCTGATCGGCGATTTCACCCGCGCGCTCAATCTGCTGCGGCGGCTGAAGGCGCTCGGCATCCGCATCGCGATGGACGATTTCGGCACCGGCTATTCCTCGCTGTCCTATCTCCAGTCGTTCCCGTTCGACAAGATCAAGATCGATCGCAGCTTCATCTCCAATCTCGAGGCGACGCCGCAATCGGCCGAGATCGTACGCGCGGTCCTGAGTCTCGCGCACGCCCTGCGTATCCCGGTCATTGCCGAGGGGGTGGAGACGGAAGCGCAGCGTGCCTTCCTGGCGCGGGAGGCCTGCGAGGAGATGCAGGGCTATCTGGTCGGTCGGCCCGCCCTGATCGAGCGCTATCTTGACCTGGTCGGCGTGACCGTGGAGCGCCGGCTCTACGCCTAG
- a CDS encoding FIST signal transduction protein, protein MHIQYRHWNAAHGWRGADALREPSQLVLYFGSREQLADGQRYRELRGLYPESHIVGCSTGGQIHGDDICDDEVIAVALCFAHTQVRLVQEVVETRDASRACGARLARQALAADLAGLFVLSDGLAVNGGELLAGITEVLGPDLPVTGGLAGDGTRFEQTIVGADAEPSPNRVAAIAFYGASFRFAHGCAGGWDVFGPRRKVTKSEGSVVVELDGEPPLDLYTRYLGEEEAEAMPGSGLAFPLRIHDEAEPDRQIVRSVFAVDRNARTLTFAADIPEGCTAQLMRANFDSLAAGAGEAGRQARSALAEGVDGDKLAILVSCTGRRRVMGQRTQDELDAVAAELGEDVVRIGFYSYGEIAPPAASGRCELHNQTMTVTVIAEAAA, encoded by the coding sequence ATGCACATTCAATATCGTCACTGGAATGCTGCCCATGGCTGGCGCGGAGCGGATGCCCTGCGCGAGCCGTCCCAGCTCGTGCTCTATTTCGGCAGCCGCGAGCAACTGGCGGACGGCCAACGTTATCGCGAGCTGCGCGGTCTTTATCCCGAGAGCCATATCGTCGGCTGCAGCACCGGCGGCCAGATCCACGGCGACGACATCTGCGATGACGAAGTCATCGCGGTCGCCTTGTGCTTCGCCCATACGCAAGTGCGGTTGGTGCAGGAGGTCGTCGAGACCCGCGATGCGTCGCGGGCCTGCGGTGCGCGCCTTGCCCGCCAGGCGCTGGCGGCCGATCTGGCGGGTCTGTTTGTCCTGTCCGACGGATTGGCGGTGAACGGGGGCGAACTGCTTGCCGGAATCACCGAGGTTCTGGGGCCGGATTTGCCGGTCACCGGCGGGCTCGCCGGCGACGGCACCCGATTTGAACAGACGATCGTCGGAGCCGACGCCGAGCCGTCGCCGAACCGCGTTGCCGCAATCGCATTCTACGGCGCCTCGTTCCGCTTCGCGCATGGCTGTGCCGGCGGCTGGGACGTGTTCGGCCCGCGTCGCAAGGTGACGAAGTCGGAAGGATCCGTGGTCGTGGAACTCGACGGCGAGCCGCCGCTCGACCTCTACACCCGCTATCTCGGGGAGGAAGAAGCCGAGGCGATGCCGGGTTCGGGTCTGGCATTCCCCTTGCGCATTCACGATGAGGCCGAGCCGGACCGGCAGATCGTGCGCTCGGTGTTCGCGGTGGATCGCAATGCCCGCACCCTGACATTCGCCGCCGACATTCCGGAAGGATGCACCGCGCAATTGATGCGCGCCAATTTCGACAGTCTTGCCGCCGGCGCTGGCGAGGCCGGCCGGCAGGCGCGCAGTGCACTTGCGGAGGGCGTTGACGGCGACAAGCTTGCCATCCTGGTGAGCTGTACCGGCCGCCGCAGGGTGATGGGGCAGCGCACGCAGGACGAGCTGGATGCCGTTGCCGCCGAGCTCGGCGAGGACGTCGTCCGGATCGGGTTCTACTCCTATGGCGAGATCGCTCCGCCGGCCGCGTCCGGCCGCTGCGAGCTGCACAACCAGACCATGACCGTCACCGTCATCGCGGAGGCGGCAGCTTGA